A genomic stretch from uncultured Pseudodesulfovibrio sp. includes:
- the atpD gene encoding F0F1 ATP synthase subunit beta: protein MANTGKIVQVIGAVVDVEFAEGNLPNILSALEIKNPNNTDAPILICETAQHLGNNVVRTIAMDATEGLVRGMVATDLESPITVPVGAGSLGRIMNVVGEPADEMGPVPCEKRLPIHREAPEFTELSTKVELLETGIKVVDLLIPFPKGGKMGLFGGAGVGKTVILMEMINNIAKQHGGISVFAGVGERTREGNDLYHEMKDAGVLEKAALVYGQMNEPPGARARVALTALTCAEYFRDEEGQDVLLFVDNIFRFTQAGAEVSALLGRMPSAVGYQPTLGTDLGGLQERITSTNKGSITSVQAVYVPADDLTDPAPATTFAHLDGTLVLSRQIAELGIYPAVDPLDSTSRILSPEVLGQEHYNTAREVQSVLQKYKDLQDIIAILGMDELSDDDKLTVARARRVQRFLSQPFHVAEVFTGVAGVYVKTEDTVQAFRDILDGKYDDLPEQAFYMCGGIEEAIEKAKQ, encoded by the coding sequence ATGGCTAATACTGGTAAAATCGTTCAGGTAATCGGCGCCGTTGTCGACGTCGAATTTGCCGAAGGGAATCTTCCCAACATTCTGTCTGCGTTGGAGATTAAAAATCCCAACAATACCGATGCTCCGATTCTCATTTGTGAGACCGCTCAGCACCTCGGTAACAACGTTGTTCGCACCATCGCTATGGACGCCACCGAAGGTCTCGTCCGCGGCATGGTAGCAACCGACCTGGAATCTCCCATCACCGTTCCTGTTGGTGCCGGCTCTTTGGGCCGCATCATGAACGTCGTCGGCGAACCCGCTGATGAAATGGGCCCGGTCCCCTGCGAAAAACGTCTCCCCATTCACCGTGAAGCCCCCGAATTCACCGAGCTGTCCACCAAGGTTGAGCTGCTCGAAACCGGCATCAAGGTCGTTGACCTGCTTATCCCCTTCCCCAAGGGTGGTAAGATGGGCCTCTTCGGCGGCGCAGGTGTTGGCAAGACCGTTATTCTGATGGAAATGATCAACAACATCGCCAAGCAGCACGGTGGTATCTCCGTCTTCGCTGGTGTTGGTGAGCGTACTCGTGAAGGTAACGACCTCTACCATGAAATGAAGGACGCCGGCGTTCTGGAGAAAGCCGCGTTGGTTTACGGCCAGATGAACGAGCCTCCGGGAGCCCGTGCTCGTGTTGCTCTGACCGCACTGACCTGCGCTGAGTACTTCCGTGATGAAGAAGGCCAGGACGTGTTGCTCTTCGTTGACAACATCTTCCGCTTCACCCAGGCAGGCGCAGAAGTTTCCGCACTTCTCGGCCGTATGCCTTCCGCAGTTGGTTACCAGCCGACTCTGGGTACTGACCTTGGTGGTCTTCAGGAGCGTATTACCTCCACCAACAAGGGTTCCATTACCTCTGTCCAGGCTGTTTACGTCCCTGCTGATGACTTGACTGACCCCGCACCGGCTACCACCTTTGCTCACCTTGACGGCACACTCGTTCTGTCCCGTCAGATTGCTGAGCTGGGTATCTACCCCGCTGTTGACCCGCTCGACTCCACGTCCCGCATCCTCTCTCCCGAGGTTCTGGGCCAAGAGCACTACAACACCGCTCGTGAAGTCCAGTCTGTTCTGCAGAAGTACAAGGATCTCCAGGACATCATCGCCATTCTCGGTATGGACGAACTGTCTGACGACGATAAGCTGACTGTTGCTCGCGCTCGCCGCGTCCAGCGCTTCCTGTCCCAGCCGTTCCACGTTGCTGAGGTCTTCACCGGCGTCGCCGGTGTCTACGTTAAAACCGAAGACACCGTTCAGGCATTCCGCGACATTCTCGACGGCAAGTATGACGACCTGCCCGAGCAGGCCTTCTACATGTGCGGCGGAATCGAGGAAGCCATCGAAAAAGCCAAGCAGTAA
- a CDS encoding F0F1 ATP synthase subunit epsilon — translation MATLKLEIVTPDRKVLSEDVDYVGAPGIMGEFGILPNHVPFLSALGIGNLHYNQDGKAHYVFVSGGFAEVSSNKVTILAEVAEKATEIDTERAQKAKERAEARAAATKEKLDAIRNQTALKRAIMRISCKSSGQGAGTC, via the coding sequence ATGGCCACATTGAAACTTGAGATCGTCACTCCCGACCGGAAAGTACTTTCCGAGGACGTGGATTACGTGGGCGCACCCGGTATAATGGGTGAATTCGGCATACTGCCGAACCACGTTCCCTTCCTGTCCGCTCTGGGAATAGGCAATCTCCATTATAACCAAGACGGCAAGGCGCATTATGTCTTCGTCTCCGGTGGATTCGCCGAAGTAAGCAGCAATAAGGTCACCATTCTGGCCGAAGTTGCGGAAAAGGCCACCGAGATTGATACCGAACGCGCCCAAAAGGCCAAGGAACGTGCAGAAGCACGCGCCGCAGCCACCAAGGAAAAGCTGGACGCTATCCGCAATCAGACTGCCCTGAAGCGCGCTATCATGCGCATCAGCTGCAAGTCTAGCGGTCAGGGCGCAGGTACCTGCTAG
- the waaF gene encoding lipopolysaccharide heptosyltransferase II, with the protein MSEYKKIGVWQTAFLGDAVLTLSMLRALKDRFPEAEVHFFVRGGFESLFSGQPEISEVHGFAKRGAQKSLNAAVRLGWEIGQQGFDLWISTHTSLRTALVSGATGIGRRIGYNAPWFNRIAYTETVDRRFNELPEIERLMELVRPLGIDGPAPMAELVLSEEARRAASEYWEAADFDRPVLGIHPGSTWPTKCWPVEYFSEIAARAADSGAHVLIFAGPGEEDVAQQVERGAGRESAHITNLAGKLTLPELAAFLGRLDAYLSNDSGPMHLAWTQGVPLVALFGPTVESLGFFPRGSNSTVMETALECRPCGLHGPRKCPEGHFRCMKNVTPDAVWVELRKKLGI; encoded by the coding sequence ATGAGTGAATATAAGAAAATAGGCGTTTGGCAGACAGCTTTTCTGGGTGACGCCGTACTGACCCTGTCCATGCTTCGGGCTCTCAAGGACCGTTTCCCTGAAGCGGAAGTGCATTTTTTCGTGCGCGGCGGTTTTGAATCGCTTTTTTCCGGACAGCCAGAGATTTCGGAAGTTCATGGTTTTGCCAAGCGAGGCGCCCAGAAATCCCTGAATGCTGCCGTTCGGCTCGGGTGGGAAATCGGGCAGCAGGGATTCGACCTGTGGATTTCCACGCACACCAGCCTGCGAACCGCCCTGGTCAGCGGAGCCACGGGGATTGGTCGACGTATCGGATACAACGCCCCCTGGTTCAACCGCATTGCCTACACCGAGACCGTGGATCGCCGGTTCAACGAGTTGCCCGAGATTGAGCGACTCATGGAACTGGTAAGACCGCTTGGTATTGACGGTCCGGCTCCCATGGCTGAACTGGTGCTTTCCGAGGAGGCTCGTCGAGCAGCCTCGGAGTATTGGGAAGCTGCCGATTTTGATAGGCCTGTCCTAGGGATTCACCCGGGATCTACGTGGCCTACGAAATGCTGGCCCGTAGAATATTTCAGCGAGATAGCAGCCCGTGCTGCCGACAGCGGGGCGCACGTTCTCATTTTTGCCGGTCCCGGCGAAGAGGACGTGGCGCAGCAGGTGGAAAGGGGGGCGGGGCGCGAATCTGCGCACATTACCAATCTGGCCGGGAAATTGACGCTTCCTGAACTGGCTGCTTTTCTCGGCAGACTTGATGCTTATCTGAGTAACGACTCCGGTCCCATGCATCTTGCCTGGACACAGGGTGTTCCCTTGGTGGCGCTCTTTGGCCCAACCGTTGAATCCCTCGGATTTTTCCCACGGGGGAGCAATTCCACTGTTATGGAAACCGCATTGGAGTGCCGTCCCTGTGGTCTGCATGGACCCAGGAAATGCCCGGAAGGACACTTCAGGTGCATGAAGAATGTCACGCCGGACGCGGTATGGGTGGAACTGAGGAAGAAACTCGGCATCTGA
- a CDS encoding SprT family zinc-dependent metalloprotease, whose amino-acid sequence MTEFVGLPLTVKTHPRAKRVLVKLVPGKGLEVVMPRGFDPVLVPDILREKQGWIERNRDMMQAEGRDLTGELPDLPSVIDFKAWGRVYQVDYLARPGQVKVVENVTRLQVLGPIEDRKAVFDALQVFTVKKAREFCLFRLDALSRQTGLTYSALRIRRQKTRWGSCSARGTISLNAKLLFLPPKLVDHLILHELCHTRQLNHSKHYWALVASYEPEYLRLEDEVRRGGKYVPRWFA is encoded by the coding sequence ATGACGGAGTTTGTCGGATTGCCTTTGACCGTCAAAACGCACCCGCGCGCCAAACGGGTATTGGTCAAACTGGTGCCGGGAAAAGGGCTTGAAGTGGTGATGCCCCGGGGTTTTGACCCTGTACTGGTCCCGGACATTCTGCGTGAAAAACAGGGGTGGATCGAACGCAACCGAGACATGATGCAGGCTGAAGGCCGGGACCTTACCGGTGAATTGCCGGATCTGCCCTCAGTTATAGATTTCAAGGCATGGGGCCGGGTGTATCAGGTGGATTATCTGGCACGTCCGGGACAGGTCAAAGTTGTTGAAAACGTGACACGGTTGCAGGTTCTCGGACCGATTGAAGATCGGAAGGCCGTCTTTGACGCCTTGCAGGTTTTTACCGTGAAGAAAGCGCGCGAATTCTGTTTGTTTCGTCTTGACGCGCTGAGCCGGCAGACCGGACTGACGTATTCGGCATTGCGCATCCGTAGGCAGAAAACCAGATGGGGCAGCTGTTCTGCTCGGGGTACAATTTCCCTTAATGCCAAGCTGCTGTTTTTGCCGCCGAAGTTGGTCGATCACCTGATTCTTCACGAACTGTGTCACACCAGACAATTGAATCATTCGAAACATTACTGGGCTCTGGTGGCATCGTACGAGCCCGAGTATCTGCGTCTGGAAGACGAAGTGAGGCGCGGCGGGAAGTATGTTCCGCGGTGGTTTGCCTAA
- a CDS encoding DUF523 domain-containing protein, translated as MKEAPIIVSACLAGMYCRYNGDIQPHETILELVSQGQAIPFCPEVHGGLSTPRAPCEIREGKVIDSDGIDRTEAFQRGAEQGLRLARLVGSREAVLKARSPSCGSGEVYDGTFTSTRIPGDGFFARLLKENGFTIRTEEDLPE; from the coding sequence ATGAAAGAAGCACCCATTATAGTTTCCGCCTGTCTGGCGGGTATGTATTGTCGATACAATGGTGATATTCAGCCTCATGAAACCATTCTCGAGCTTGTCAGCCAGGGGCAGGCCATACCCTTTTGCCCAGAGGTTCACGGAGGACTGTCCACGCCGCGTGCGCCCTGTGAAATCCGGGAGGGAAAAGTCATCGACAGTGACGGCATTGATCGAACCGAAGCCTTTCAACGCGGTGCCGAACAAGGTCTTCGTCTGGCTCGGCTCGTGGGGAGTCGCGAGGCCGTTCTCAAGGCCCGTTCGCCTTCCTGCGGAAGCGGTGAGGTTTATGACGGAACGTTTACATCAACACGCATCCCGGGTGACGGTTTTTTTGCCAGATTGCTCAAGGAGAACGGTTTTACCATCCGCACCGAAGAGGATCTGCCTGAATGA
- a CDS encoding MFS transporter, whose translation MTDQLKKRRMYIFLLVLVIGTGVAFQGWRTLINNFAVDVAGIDGLGMGIAQSVREIPGFLALLAIYVILIIREHRLAALAVIVTGLGVGLTGFFPSLFGIICTTLLMSFGFHYFETMNQSLTLQYFNFTEAPLVMGRLRSIGALTNIVVGGFIYFMAKSLGYTEMFALFGAVAACAGLWALTRDPSREDLPIQQKKMVLKKKYWLFYALTLMSGARRQIFVAFAVFLLVEKFDYSIQQITILFVCNNVINYFANPLIGKAVNRFGERAVLSVEYSTLILVFLGYAFTESALLAGALYIVDNVVFNFSMGIKTFFQKIADPRDIASGMAVGFTINHIAAVFIPVMGGLAWLANYRAVFIGAVIMSLISLVLTQIIPRQLQKSAATS comes from the coding sequence ATGACTGACCAATTAAAAAAACGGCGAATGTATATATTCCTCCTCGTACTCGTGATTGGTACGGGCGTGGCTTTTCAGGGATGGCGTACCCTGATCAACAACTTTGCCGTTGACGTTGCAGGCATTGACGGACTCGGTATGGGCATAGCCCAATCTGTCCGGGAAATCCCCGGCTTTCTCGCACTGCTCGCCATTTACGTCATCCTCATCATCCGCGAACACAGACTGGCGGCCCTTGCTGTAATCGTGACAGGGCTCGGTGTCGGACTGACTGGTTTTTTCCCTTCATTGTTCGGTATTATCTGCACCACTCTGCTCATGAGTTTCGGTTTTCACTACTTCGAAACAATGAACCAGTCACTCACCTTGCAATACTTCAACTTCACAGAAGCTCCGTTGGTCATGGGCCGACTCAGAAGTATCGGGGCACTGACAAACATCGTGGTCGGCGGATTTATCTATTTCATGGCCAAAAGTCTTGGCTACACCGAGATGTTTGCACTTTTTGGTGCCGTGGCTGCCTGTGCAGGACTGTGGGCACTGACACGAGACCCATCCAGAGAAGACCTGCCCATTCAACAAAAGAAAATGGTCTTGAAGAAAAAGTACTGGCTGTTTTATGCCCTGACGCTCATGAGTGGAGCCAGAAGACAGATCTTCGTCGCCTTTGCCGTTTTCCTGCTCGTCGAAAAATTTGATTATTCAATTCAACAGATCACCATTCTTTTTGTCTGCAATAACGTGATCAACTATTTTGCCAACCCGCTCATCGGAAAGGCAGTCAACAGGTTTGGAGAACGCGCCGTCCTCAGTGTGGAATACTCAACGCTGATTCTGGTCTTCCTCGGGTATGCCTTCACAGAAAGTGCGCTCCTGGCTGGCGCGCTCTATATTGTCGACAACGTGGTTTTCAATTTTTCCATGGGCATCAAGACGTTCTTTCAGAAAATAGCCGATCCCAGAGATATTGCATCAGGCATGGCGGTCGGTTTTACCATCAACCACATAGCGGCCGTGTTCATCCCGGTAATGGGCGGCCTGGCATGGCTTGCCAACTACCGGGCAGTGTTCATCGGCGCGGTCATCATGTCATTAATATCACTCGTATTGACGCAGATTATTCCAAGACAGCTCCAGAAATCCGCAGCAACCAGTTGA
- a CDS encoding chemotaxis protein CheD: MKGLGQGLPKVFLQTGDCFFGVQPTLVSTVLGSCLAVTLHAPKMGIGTICHAFLPDSLQDRRHGAPEPQVCRYVDTALQNMLETMDKVGIPRRELVIKMFGGGSGMVACKSPSGGFNIGKRNIEMAQRLLKFARLPIQVEDVGGSQGRKLMFHTQTGEVWVKKLRKSECDDSSSGNAGSKF, from the coding sequence ATGAAAGGACTTGGACAGGGACTTCCCAAAGTATTTCTCCAAACAGGCGACTGTTTCTTCGGCGTGCAACCAACCCTTGTATCAACAGTGTTGGGATCATGTCTGGCTGTCACGCTGCATGCCCCCAAGATGGGCATCGGCACCATTTGTCACGCTTTCCTTCCGGACAGCCTGCAAGACAGACGACACGGCGCCCCGGAACCGCAGGTCTGCCGCTATGTAGACACCGCACTCCAGAACATGCTGGAAACAATGGATAAAGTCGGCATACCCCGACGTGAGCTGGTTATCAAAATGTTCGGTGGAGGCAGTGGCATGGTGGCCTGCAAATCTCCATCAGGCGGCTTCAACATCGGGAAGCGCAACATTGAAATGGCACAAAGGCTGCTCAAATTCGCCCGGCTTCCCATTCAGGTGGAAGACGTGGGAGGCTCTCAGGGGCGCAAGCTCATGTTTCATACCCAAACCGGAGAAGTATGGGTCAAAAAACTGCGAAAATCGGAATGCGATGACTCCTCATCGGGCAACGCCGGTTCAAAATTCTAG
- the budA gene encoding acetolactate decarboxylase produces MKATLKALYCFLLTLSLTVFSSGLAWAGESLYQYSTIDALLAGLYDGEQTIKELMFQGDFGLGTLNGLDGELVVLDGTPYHISAGGVAAIPPDTAKTPFATVSFFQEDTILKLNRIESLHALNEAVTQGLPSKNDFYAIRIDGRFSFVKARAIPKQNPPYEQLKDAVRHQVVVQFTGEGTLVGYYSPSFVKGVNVPGYHWHFITKDRTGGGHVLDCSFEPTNARLDSLNAFTVKLPESREFSELDLSGDKSKELDKVEKDSVKKE; encoded by the coding sequence ATGAAAGCCACGCTGAAAGCGTTGTATTGTTTTCTGCTCACCCTCTCTCTGACAGTTTTTTCCAGTGGTTTGGCTTGGGCAGGGGAATCTCTGTATCAATATTCCACGATCGATGCGCTGCTGGCCGGCCTCTATGACGGAGAGCAGACCATCAAGGAACTTATGTTTCAGGGAGATTTCGGCCTTGGGACACTGAACGGGCTCGACGGCGAGCTGGTCGTGCTGGATGGCACACCGTATCACATCAGTGCAGGTGGTGTTGCCGCGATCCCGCCAGATACTGCAAAAACCCCCTTTGCCACTGTCTCTTTTTTCCAGGAAGACACCATTCTCAAACTTAACCGTATTGAATCATTGCACGCACTGAATGAAGCGGTAACCCAAGGGCTGCCTTCAAAAAACGATTTCTACGCCATCCGTATCGACGGACGTTTCTCCTTTGTCAAAGCGCGAGCCATTCCAAAACAGAACCCGCCCTACGAACAATTGAAGGACGCGGTCAGACATCAGGTTGTTGTCCAGTTTACGGGTGAAGGCACACTGGTGGGCTATTACTCGCCTTCCTTTGTCAAAGGCGTCAACGTCCCCGGCTATCACTGGCATTTCATCACCAAAGACCGGACAGGTGGCGGCCATGTCCTGGATTGTTCATTTGAGCCCACGAATGCACGACTGGATTCATTGAATGCTTTTACCGTCAAACTTCCTGAATCCCGTGAGTTCAGCGAACTTGATTTGTCGGGAGACAAGAGCAAGGAGTTGGACAAAGTGGAAAAGGATTCCGTAAAAAAAGAATAA
- a CDS encoding glycosyltransferase family 1 protein, which yields MRILMLAINDPAGTAIQFTKAINRHTHHSARLVTLESRYTHSWETDLHIPDLGPDGMEEVAILMQEADVFHFHMTCDENQAFGHLLPADFIQGKRIVHHHHGHHDFRSNPESFRSKYASLGRRNLLVSTPDLMKLLPEARWQPNLVPIDDPLLKPMWGRFDDPGQLKICHSPTRKDLKNTDEFLDVVNSINKRKVHLAVDLIDDVPNTECLARKRRNHVLFDHMQGYYGVSSLEGLSQGLAVIAGLDEWNRARITEFAGTDDLPWTVARTKDELEERLLEFAFNRPACEAAGNKGREFMETRWSDKRVVDHLVEFYESLQ from the coding sequence ATGCGTATTCTCATGCTCGCCATCAACGATCCCGCCGGAACGGCCATCCAGTTCACCAAGGCCATTAATCGGCACACACACCATTCAGCGCGCCTTGTCACGCTGGAAAGCCGATATACTCATTCATGGGAAACTGACCTGCACATCCCCGATCTCGGCCCGGACGGCATGGAGGAAGTGGCGATTCTCATGCAAGAGGCCGATGTTTTCCATTTCCACATGACCTGTGACGAAAACCAGGCTTTCGGACACCTATTGCCTGCCGACTTTATTCAGGGCAAACGCATTGTCCACCACCATCACGGACATCATGACTTTCGCTCCAACCCTGAATCGTTTCGTAGCAAATACGCATCACTGGGCCGAAGAAACCTGCTCGTGTCCACACCGGACCTCATGAAACTACTCCCGGAAGCCCGATGGCAACCAAACCTCGTTCCCATTGACGACCCGTTGCTCAAGCCCATGTGGGGCCGCTTCGATGACCCGGGGCAGCTCAAGATCTGCCACTCGCCGACCCGCAAGGATCTCAAAAACACTGATGAGTTTCTGGACGTCGTCAACTCCATCAACAAGCGAAAGGTCCATTTGGCCGTCGATCTCATTGATGATGTTCCCAACACGGAATGTCTGGCCCGGAAACGGCGGAATCATGTCCTCTTCGATCACATGCAGGGATATTATGGCGTCTCCAGTCTGGAAGGCCTCTCGCAGGGACTGGCGGTTATCGCCGGTCTCGATGAATGGAATCGCGCCCGCATAACAGAGTTTGCAGGAACAGACGACCTCCCGTGGACAGTGGCCCGCACAAAAGACGAGCTTGAGGAAAGACTCCTTGAGTTTGCCTTTAACCGCCCAGCCTGCGAGGCGGCTGGGAACAAGGGACGTGAATTCATGGAAACACGATGGTCCGACAAGCGAGTGGTTGATCACCTCGTTGAATTCTATGAATCTCTTCAGTAG
- a CDS encoding AMIN domain-containing protein, giving the protein MVKIIGKWAAFLPLGLVAASIMNMTYVHVCEAETPVRNELRMSVDFTVLPMVLPDGNETPAQQAMESDLGEPEAISPPEGTQATVMPEPSAPEPEMPKPAPPAHTEQDAQMPGKVEAIAITKTDTGFTISIRTDVPVADTSYINLTDPQRLVLDLIGPWEYHAKNVIRLDGLIKHVVVGEHPDRLRLVVHFRTPPTGPLNPIVTTTDTVLTATVTVP; this is encoded by the coding sequence ATGGTAAAAATTATCGGGAAATGGGCCGCTTTCCTGCCTTTGGGGCTGGTCGCAGCCAGCATAATGAACATGACTTACGTTCATGTCTGCGAGGCCGAAACACCTGTGCGCAACGAGTTGCGCATGAGTGTGGACTTTACGGTCCTGCCCATGGTTCTGCCTGATGGAAACGAGACTCCAGCGCAGCAGGCCATGGAATCGGACCTCGGAGAACCCGAGGCAATCAGCCCGCCCGAAGGAACCCAAGCCACTGTCATGCCGGAGCCCAGTGCTCCAGAACCCGAGATGCCAAAACCGGCACCACCCGCCCACACCGAACAGGACGCACAGATGCCGGGCAAAGTCGAAGCCATTGCCATCACTAAAACCGACACCGGATTCACCATCTCCATTCGAACAGACGTTCCCGTTGCTGACACCAGCTATATCAACCTGACTGATCCCCAGCGACTGGTCCTCGACCTGATCGGGCCGTGGGAATATCATGCCAAGAATGTCATCAGGCTGGACGGCCTCATCAAGCACGTCGTGGTCGGCGAACACCCGGACCGCCTCCGGCTGGTGGTCCACTTCCGCACACCTCCAACCGGCCCCCTGAACCCCATTGTCACAACCACGGACACGGTTCTGACAGCAACGGTCACGGTGCCATGA
- the pstB gene encoding phosphate ABC transporter ATP-binding protein PstB, which yields MTTAIKVASESLDFHYGEFKALEDISIQFESNRVTALIGPSGCGKSTYLRCINRMNDLIPGTRVDGKMSLDGEDVYATGIDVVSLRRRIGMVFQKPNPFPKSIFENVAYGLRVNGVKDKQFLEQKVEESLLGAALWDEVKDRLQTSALGLSGGQQQRLCIARALAVEPEVLLMDEPASALDPIATQKIEDLIHELKKEFTIIIVTHSMQQAARVSDKTAFFYMGKLIEVDDTKAMFTNPANKQTEDYITGRFG from the coding sequence ATGACAACCGCCATCAAGGTAGCTTCCGAGAGCCTCGACTTCCATTACGGAGAATTCAAGGCACTGGAAGACATCAGCATTCAATTCGAGTCGAACAGGGTCACAGCCCTTATCGGCCCGTCCGGTTGCGGCAAATCCACATACCTGCGCTGCATCAACCGCATGAACGACCTTATTCCCGGCACTCGCGTGGATGGAAAGATGTCTCTGGACGGTGAGGACGTGTACGCAACAGGCATCGACGTCGTTTCACTGCGCCGCCGCATCGGCATGGTCTTCCAGAAACCCAACCCCTTTCCCAAATCCATTTTTGAAAACGTGGCCTACGGCCTGCGGGTCAATGGAGTGAAAGACAAGCAGTTTCTGGAGCAGAAAGTGGAAGAGAGTCTGCTTGGTGCGGCCCTGTGGGATGAAGTAAAAGATCGCCTGCAGACCTCAGCTCTTGGACTTTCCGGAGGGCAACAGCAACGACTCTGTATTGCCCGCGCTCTGGCTGTCGAACCAGAAGTCCTGCTGATGGACGAACCTGCGTCCGCATTGGACCCCATCGCCACCCAAAAGATCGAAGATCTCATCCACGAACTGAAGAAAGAGTTCACGATCATCATCGTTACTCACTCCATGCAGCAGGCTGCACGTGTATCTGACAAAACCGCATTCTTTTACATGGGCAAACTCATCGAAGTGGACGACACCAAGGCCATGTTTACCAACCCGGCGAATAAGCAGACTGAAGATTATATTACGGGCCGTTTCGGTTAA
- the phoU gene encoding phosphate signaling complex protein PhoU, with product MEQRAHFSKKLEDLKIMVLRMAALSESAVHKAIKAYLENDADLAEAVIVGDDVINEMEDEIDIFSLELLALDQPMAVDLRTIIGAQRITVNLERLGDEASNLAHRAMFLSTRPPMPHNPKMEELANTVTLMLSDALKAYVDDDVALAGQVCRMDDKADDLNIAILRQLASEMVTESRIVERGIHAIIGARHLERIGDLATNVSESVVFIVEGTSMKHNCRG from the coding sequence ATGGAACAACGCGCACATTTCTCCAAGAAACTTGAAGACCTCAAGATCATGGTCCTGCGCATGGCAGCCCTGTCGGAATCCGCCGTGCACAAGGCGATCAAGGCCTACCTCGAAAATGACGCCGATCTGGCTGAAGCTGTGATCGTCGGTGATGATGTCATCAACGAGATGGAAGACGAAATAGATATCTTCAGCCTGGAACTGCTCGCTCTTGATCAGCCAATGGCCGTCGATCTGAGGACAATCATCGGAGCCCAGCGAATCACGGTGAATCTGGAACGTCTCGGCGATGAAGCCTCCAACCTTGCACACAGAGCCATGTTCCTGTCTACCCGACCGCCCATGCCTCACAATCCGAAAATGGAAGAATTGGCAAACACCGTCACCCTCATGCTCTCCGATGCCCTCAAGGCCTACGTCGACGACGATGTCGCCCTGGCAGGTCAGGTGTGTCGCATGGACGACAAGGCTGACGATTTGAACATTGCCATTCTACGGCAGCTTGCGTCTGAAATGGTGACCGAATCACGAATAGTGGAGCGCGGCATCCATGCTATTATCGGCGCACGTCACCTTGAACGTATCGGCGACCTCGCAACCAATGTATCTGAATCCGTCGTCTTCATCGTGGAAGGCACCAGTATGAAGCATAATTGCAGAGGATAA
- a CDS encoding Hpt domain-containing protein → MSDTHTASERTYPVLELDEICDLLELTRDEVMILAPRAMEEVEHRFDSIKEGIESGALEEVALHSHTLKSVAASIGARATRHVVGRLEVAAKSGDLDACIRLAAELEEEISRLAVEVAAL, encoded by the coding sequence ATGTCAGATACACATACAGCATCAGAAAGAACATATCCTGTACTTGAACTTGACGAAATCTGTGACCTTTTGGAGTTGACGCGTGACGAAGTCATGATACTCGCGCCCCGAGCCATGGAAGAAGTCGAACATCGGTTTGATTCGATTAAAGAAGGTATTGAATCCGGTGCGCTGGAAGAAGTCGCACTCCATAGTCACACATTGAAGAGCGTTGCCGCTTCTATCGGAGCCAGGGCTACGCGTCACGTTGTGGGCCGGTTGGAGGTGGCAGCGAAAAGTGGTGATCTGGATGCCTGCATTCGGCTGGCGGCTGAATTGGAGGAAGAGATATCTCGCCTCGCTGTTGAAGTGGCCGCACTGTAA
- a CDS encoding helix-turn-helix domain-containing protein, giving the protein MGTECSMKFCGDKKYFCTVELTLQVIGGKWKPIIIHRLANDGTLRFSEVKRSIPNITQKMLTQQLRELEADGVVERTVYAQVPPKVEYSLTDLGQSVMPVIESLCHWGAGYEQWFAGQTVKQEAV; this is encoded by the coding sequence ATGGGAACTGAGTGTTCCATGAAGTTTTGTGGCGACAAGAAATATTTTTGTACTGTTGAGTTGACACTGCAGGTCATCGGCGGCAAGTGGAAACCGATTATTATCCATCGACTGGCCAATGACGGCACCTTGCGGTTCAGTGAGGTGAAACGGTCAATCCCCAATATCACGCAGAAGATGTTGACCCAGCAGTTGCGCGAGCTGGAGGCCGACGGTGTGGTTGAGCGAACGGTCTATGCGCAGGTGCCGCCCAAGGTTGAGTATTCGCTGACCGATCTTGGGCAGAGCGTCATGCCTGTTATCGAAAGCCTGTGTCATTGGGGGGCGGGGTATGAGCAGTGGTTTGCCGGGCAAACGGTGAAGCAGGAAGCTGTTTAG